Proteins encoded within one genomic window of Neoarius graeffei isolate fNeoGra1 chromosome 18, fNeoGra1.pri, whole genome shotgun sequence:
- the nxnl1 gene encoding nucleoredoxin-like protein 1 — translation MQNQVGILNENLSPFCHFVLSGPIMVDLFFDKVLVKNNKDRDELDTEREIILRLQNRILMLFFGSGDCEKCQEFAPTLKDFFKKLTDEFYVERSAQLVLLYISLDASEEQQDKFLKELPKRCLFLSFQDPYRKELEVMFEVEDVPTVVVLRPDCSVLCPNAVMEICSLGTHCFQNWQEAAELIDRNFLMNEEYDESKRRSFTDAIRRQKYKVEDTKKKKKKEQDGDDDNDDGGGPWG, via the exons ATGCAAAATCAGGTGGGAATTCTAAATGAAAACCTTTCTCCTTTTTGTCATTTTGTCCTGTCAGGTCCCATCATGGTGGATCTCTTCTTCGACAAAGTTCTGGTGAAAAACAATAAAGACCGTGATGAGCTGGACACTGAGCGTGAGATCATCCTGCGCCTGCAGAACCGAATCCTCATGCTGTTCTTCGGTTCAGGGGATTGTGAGAAGTGTCAGGAATTCGCCCCCACACTCAAAGACTTCTTCAAAAAGCTGACAGACGAGTTCTACGTAGAGCGCTCAGCTCAGCTCGTCCTGCTCTACATCTCACTCGATGCCTCAGAGGAGCAGCAGGACAAGTTCCTGAAGGAACTTCCCAAACGCTGCCTCTTCCTATCCTTCCAGGACCCTTACAGGAA AGAGCTGGAGGTGATGTTCGAGGTGGAGGACGTTCCCACGGTGGTGGTTCTGCGTCCTGACTGCTCGGTTCTCTGTCCCAATGCCGTGATGGAGATCTGCTCTCTGGGAACACACTGCTTCCAGAACTGGCAGGAAGCCGCTGAGCTCATCGACCGCAACTTCCTGATGAACGAGGAGTATGACGAGAGCAAGAGACGCAGCTTCACCGATGCCATCCGCCGCCAGAAATACAAAGTGGAGgacacgaagaagaagaagaaaaaggagcaGGATGGAgacgatgataatgatgatggagGAGGACCTTGgggttga
- the si:ch211-114l13.9 gene encoding caspase b — MCRISHLILNCLDELFKNEFKKFKWSLMENNVQGFTSIPRGRLENADKQDLVDLMVDQYGDPEAANITVQVLESLGKNDLASKLQRKLQGQGSGGGVQAGTAGGVGVASSSSSSQAGGVSLNISADGQSTLLAPVLSGGTFNGPVNINYTSTPQ; from the exons ATGTGCCGCATCAGCCACCTGATCCTGAATTGCCTGGATGAGCTGTTCAAGAATGAATTTAAGAAATTTAAATGGTCCTTGATGGAAAACAATGTGCAGGGTTTTACATCTATTCCCCGCGGCAGACTGGAGAATGCTGATAAACAAGATCTTGTGGACCTGATGGTGGATCAGTATGGTGACCCAGAAGCTGCCAACATCACTGTACAGGTTCTTGAAAGCTTAGGAAAGAATGACCTCGCCAGTAAGCTGCAAAGGAAACTGCAGGGTCAAGGGTCAGGAG GCGGAGTCCAGGCAGGAACAGCGGGCGGTGTGGGTGTGGCTTCCTCATCCTCTTCCTCTCAGGCTGGTGGAGTCTCACTGAACATCTCAGCTGATGGCCAGAGCACCCTTCTTGCTCCTGTTCTGTCTGGAGGAACATTTAACGGTCCAGTGAACATAAACTACACCAGCACTCCACAGTGA
- the LOC132866826 gene encoding zinc finger protein 239-like isoform X5, with protein sequence MHSVGCPKSQETQEFQDFFPDSFLPTMRPTLMQHHEDGAGEIHRPQEDMNSLILDIKTEPDLLDIDAFVYNDEHEDFSTSKDGWDCESEQENEFTLEQCDDECSTLTIIKKELTEEELSFCGELQSNCKSESIELSNSEEEEVVCDTLLEETEVTMTGECSYLPSAKVFKSCSECGKMFPTSSSYNRHMRIHSGERPFQCAQCNKTFTQFSSFKIHQRIHTGEKPYHCSECEKTFSRLDALHLHQRTHTGEKPYKCTHCPKTFTRLHVLQNHQRTHTGIKPYQCSHCAKTFTRLCSFKIHKRRHTGEKPYLCGTCGKQFVDASNLKNHQRTHTKERPYQCSLCNKTFIQLGHLTSHRRKTHSIEIVTVL encoded by the exons CAGGAATTCCAGGATTTTTTTCCTGACTCGTTTCTGCCTACAATGCGGCCCACGCTGATGCAGCACCATGAAGACGGTGCTGGAGAGATCCACAGACCCCAGGAGGACATGAACAGTTTGATACTTGATATTAAAACGGAACCCGATCTGTTGGATATCGACGCATTTGTCTACAACGATGAGCATGAAGATTTCTCGACGTCTAAAGACGGATGGGATTGTGAATCTGAACAGGAGAACGAGTTCACCCTCGAGCAGTGCGACGACGAATGCAGCACTTTAACAATTATCAAAAAGGAGCTGACTGAAGAAGAACTGAGTTTCTGTGGTGAGCTGCAGTCAAACTGTAAAAGTGAATCAATAGAACTATCTAATAGCGAAGAGGAAGAAGTAGTATGTGACACATTATTGGAGGAAACCGAAGTAACCATGACAG GTGAGTGCTCCTACCTGCCCTCTGCTAAAGTCTTTAAGTCATGCTCTGAATGTGGAAAGATGTTCCCTACCTCATCCTCGTACAACAGACACATGAGGATCCACAGTGGTGAAAGACCTTTCCAGTGCGCTCAGTGCAATAAGACGTTTACTCAGTTCTCATCGTTTAAAATCCATCAGAGGATACACACCGGAgaaaagccgtatcactgctcggaATGCGAGAAGACATTCAGCCGCTTGGACGCTCTTCACCTGCATCAGAGAACTCATACTGGAGAAAAGCCATACAAGTGCACTCACTGTCCCAAAACCTTCACTCGCCTCCACGTGCTTCAGAACCATCAGAGGACCCATACCGGAATAAAGCCGTATCAGTGCTCGCACTGCGCCAAAACGTTTACACGCTTATGTAGCTTTAAAATACACAAGCGGAGGCACACTGGAGAGAAACCGTACCTGTGTGGGACCTGCGGAAAGCAGTTTGTGGACGCCTCAAACCTGAAGAATCACCAGAGGACACATACGAAGGAGCGGCCGTATCAGTGCTCGCTGTGCAACAAGACTTTCATTCAGCTGGGTCACCTGACGAGCCACCGCAGGAAAACGCACAGTATCGAGATCGTCACGGTGCTCTGA
- the LOC132866826 gene encoding zinc finger protein 12-like isoform X2, translated as MREKKTASCQTTNLQSINSSDLKTSCIRKKIEFQDFFPDSFLPTMRPTLMQHHEDGAGEIHRPQEDMNSLILDIKTEPDLLDIDAFVYNDEHEDFSTSKDGWDCESEQENEFTLEQCDDECSTLTIIKKELTEEELSFCGELQSNCKSESIELSNSEEEEVVCDTLLEETEVTMTGECSYLPSAKVFKSCSECGKMFPTSSSYNRHMRIHSGERPFQCAQCNKTFTQFSSFKIHQRIHTGEKPYHCSECEKTFSRLDALHLHQRTHTGEKPYKCTHCPKTFTRLHVLQNHQRTHTGIKPYQCSHCAKTFTRLCSFKIHKRRHTGEKPYLCGTCGKQFVDASNLKNHQRTHTKERPYQCSLCNKTFIQLGHLTSHRRKTHSIEIVTVL; from the exons GAATTCCAGGATTTTTTTCCTGACTCGTTTCTGCCTACAATGCGGCCCACGCTGATGCAGCACCATGAAGACGGTGCTGGAGAGATCCACAGACCCCAGGAGGACATGAACAGTTTGATACTTGATATTAAAACGGAACCCGATCTGTTGGATATCGACGCATTTGTCTACAACGATGAGCATGAAGATTTCTCGACGTCTAAAGACGGATGGGATTGTGAATCTGAACAGGAGAACGAGTTCACCCTCGAGCAGTGCGACGACGAATGCAGCACTTTAACAATTATCAAAAAGGAGCTGACTGAAGAAGAACTGAGTTTCTGTGGTGAGCTGCAGTCAAACTGTAAAAGTGAATCAATAGAACTATCTAATAGCGAAGAGGAAGAAGTAGTATGTGACACATTATTGGAGGAAACCGAAGTAACCATGACAG GTGAGTGCTCCTACCTGCCCTCTGCTAAAGTCTTTAAGTCATGCTCTGAATGTGGAAAGATGTTCCCTACCTCATCCTCGTACAACAGACACATGAGGATCCACAGTGGTGAAAGACCTTTCCAGTGCGCTCAGTGCAATAAGACGTTTACTCAGTTCTCATCGTTTAAAATCCATCAGAGGATACACACCGGAgaaaagccgtatcactgctcggaATGCGAGAAGACATTCAGCCGCTTGGACGCTCTTCACCTGCATCAGAGAACTCATACTGGAGAAAAGCCATACAAGTGCACTCACTGTCCCAAAACCTTCACTCGCCTCCACGTGCTTCAGAACCATCAGAGGACCCATACCGGAATAAAGCCGTATCAGTGCTCGCACTGCGCCAAAACGTTTACACGCTTATGTAGCTTTAAAATACACAAGCGGAGGCACACTGGAGAGAAACCGTACCTGTGTGGGACCTGCGGAAAGCAGTTTGTGGACGCCTCAAACCTGAAGAATCACCAGAGGACACATACGAAGGAGCGGCCGTATCAGTGCTCGCTGTGCAACAAGACTTTCATTCAGCTGGGTCACCTGACGAGCCACCGCAGGAAAACGCACAGTATCGAGATCGTCACGGTGCTCTGA
- the LOC132866826 gene encoding zinc finger protein 12-like isoform X3, with protein MDVLCPGAVADVSLQDPTVQLKQEEGHEQEFQDFFPDSFLPTMRPTLMQHHEDGAGEIHRPQEDMNSLILDIKTEPDLLDIDAFVYNDEHEDFSTSKDGWDCESEQENEFTLEQCDDECSTLTIIKKELTEEELSFCGELQSNCKSESIELSNSEEEEVVCDTLLEETEVTMTGECSYLPSAKVFKSCSECGKMFPTSSSYNRHMRIHSGERPFQCAQCNKTFTQFSSFKIHQRIHTGEKPYHCSECEKTFSRLDALHLHQRTHTGEKPYKCTHCPKTFTRLHVLQNHQRTHTGIKPYQCSHCAKTFTRLCSFKIHKRRHTGEKPYLCGTCGKQFVDASNLKNHQRTHTKERPYQCSLCNKTFIQLGHLTSHRRKTHSIEIVTVL; from the exons CAGGAATTCCAGGATTTTTTTCCTGACTCGTTTCTGCCTACAATGCGGCCCACGCTGATGCAGCACCATGAAGACGGTGCTGGAGAGATCCACAGACCCCAGGAGGACATGAACAGTTTGATACTTGATATTAAAACGGAACCCGATCTGTTGGATATCGACGCATTTGTCTACAACGATGAGCATGAAGATTTCTCGACGTCTAAAGACGGATGGGATTGTGAATCTGAACAGGAGAACGAGTTCACCCTCGAGCAGTGCGACGACGAATGCAGCACTTTAACAATTATCAAAAAGGAGCTGACTGAAGAAGAACTGAGTTTCTGTGGTGAGCTGCAGTCAAACTGTAAAAGTGAATCAATAGAACTATCTAATAGCGAAGAGGAAGAAGTAGTATGTGACACATTATTGGAGGAAACCGAAGTAACCATGACAG GTGAGTGCTCCTACCTGCCCTCTGCTAAAGTCTTTAAGTCATGCTCTGAATGTGGAAAGATGTTCCCTACCTCATCCTCGTACAACAGACACATGAGGATCCACAGTGGTGAAAGACCTTTCCAGTGCGCTCAGTGCAATAAGACGTTTACTCAGTTCTCATCGTTTAAAATCCATCAGAGGATACACACCGGAgaaaagccgtatcactgctcggaATGCGAGAAGACATTCAGCCGCTTGGACGCTCTTCACCTGCATCAGAGAACTCATACTGGAGAAAAGCCATACAAGTGCACTCACTGTCCCAAAACCTTCACTCGCCTCCACGTGCTTCAGAACCATCAGAGGACCCATACCGGAATAAAGCCGTATCAGTGCTCGCACTGCGCCAAAACGTTTACACGCTTATGTAGCTTTAAAATACACAAGCGGAGGCACACTGGAGAGAAACCGTACCTGTGTGGGACCTGCGGAAAGCAGTTTGTGGACGCCTCAAACCTGAAGAATCACCAGAGGACACATACGAAGGAGCGGCCGTATCAGTGCTCGCTGTGCAACAAGACTTTCATTCAGCTGGGTCACCTGACGAGCCACCGCAGGAAAACGCACAGTATCGAGATCGTCACGGTGCTCTGA
- the LOC132866826 gene encoding zinc finger protein 239-like isoform X6, whose translation MHSVGCPKSQETEFQDFFPDSFLPTMRPTLMQHHEDGAGEIHRPQEDMNSLILDIKTEPDLLDIDAFVYNDEHEDFSTSKDGWDCESEQENEFTLEQCDDECSTLTIIKKELTEEELSFCGELQSNCKSESIELSNSEEEEVVCDTLLEETEVTMTGECSYLPSAKVFKSCSECGKMFPTSSSYNRHMRIHSGERPFQCAQCNKTFTQFSSFKIHQRIHTGEKPYHCSECEKTFSRLDALHLHQRTHTGEKPYKCTHCPKTFTRLHVLQNHQRTHTGIKPYQCSHCAKTFTRLCSFKIHKRRHTGEKPYLCGTCGKQFVDASNLKNHQRTHTKERPYQCSLCNKTFIQLGHLTSHRRKTHSIEIVTVL comes from the exons GAATTCCAGGATTTTTTTCCTGACTCGTTTCTGCCTACAATGCGGCCCACGCTGATGCAGCACCATGAAGACGGTGCTGGAGAGATCCACAGACCCCAGGAGGACATGAACAGTTTGATACTTGATATTAAAACGGAACCCGATCTGTTGGATATCGACGCATTTGTCTACAACGATGAGCATGAAGATTTCTCGACGTCTAAAGACGGATGGGATTGTGAATCTGAACAGGAGAACGAGTTCACCCTCGAGCAGTGCGACGACGAATGCAGCACTTTAACAATTATCAAAAAGGAGCTGACTGAAGAAGAACTGAGTTTCTGTGGTGAGCTGCAGTCAAACTGTAAAAGTGAATCAATAGAACTATCTAATAGCGAAGAGGAAGAAGTAGTATGTGACACATTATTGGAGGAAACCGAAGTAACCATGACAG GTGAGTGCTCCTACCTGCCCTCTGCTAAAGTCTTTAAGTCATGCTCTGAATGTGGAAAGATGTTCCCTACCTCATCCTCGTACAACAGACACATGAGGATCCACAGTGGTGAAAGACCTTTCCAGTGCGCTCAGTGCAATAAGACGTTTACTCAGTTCTCATCGTTTAAAATCCATCAGAGGATACACACCGGAgaaaagccgtatcactgctcggaATGCGAGAAGACATTCAGCCGCTTGGACGCTCTTCACCTGCATCAGAGAACTCATACTGGAGAAAAGCCATACAAGTGCACTCACTGTCCCAAAACCTTCACTCGCCTCCACGTGCTTCAGAACCATCAGAGGACCCATACCGGAATAAAGCCGTATCAGTGCTCGCACTGCGCCAAAACGTTTACACGCTTATGTAGCTTTAAAATACACAAGCGGAGGCACACTGGAGAGAAACCGTACCTGTGTGGGACCTGCGGAAAGCAGTTTGTGGACGCCTCAAACCTGAAGAATCACCAGAGGACACATACGAAGGAGCGGCCGTATCAGTGCTCGCTGTGCAACAAGACTTTCATTCAGCTGGGTCACCTGACGAGCCACCGCAGGAAAACGCACAGTATCGAGATCGTCACGGTGCTCTGA
- the LOC132866826 gene encoding zinc finger protein 12-like isoform X1 has product MREKKTASCQTTNLQSINSSDLKTSCIRKKIQEFQDFFPDSFLPTMRPTLMQHHEDGAGEIHRPQEDMNSLILDIKTEPDLLDIDAFVYNDEHEDFSTSKDGWDCESEQENEFTLEQCDDECSTLTIIKKELTEEELSFCGELQSNCKSESIELSNSEEEEVVCDTLLEETEVTMTGECSYLPSAKVFKSCSECGKMFPTSSSYNRHMRIHSGERPFQCAQCNKTFTQFSSFKIHQRIHTGEKPYHCSECEKTFSRLDALHLHQRTHTGEKPYKCTHCPKTFTRLHVLQNHQRTHTGIKPYQCSHCAKTFTRLCSFKIHKRRHTGEKPYLCGTCGKQFVDASNLKNHQRTHTKERPYQCSLCNKTFIQLGHLTSHRRKTHSIEIVTVL; this is encoded by the exons CAGGAATTCCAGGATTTTTTTCCTGACTCGTTTCTGCCTACAATGCGGCCCACGCTGATGCAGCACCATGAAGACGGTGCTGGAGAGATCCACAGACCCCAGGAGGACATGAACAGTTTGATACTTGATATTAAAACGGAACCCGATCTGTTGGATATCGACGCATTTGTCTACAACGATGAGCATGAAGATTTCTCGACGTCTAAAGACGGATGGGATTGTGAATCTGAACAGGAGAACGAGTTCACCCTCGAGCAGTGCGACGACGAATGCAGCACTTTAACAATTATCAAAAAGGAGCTGACTGAAGAAGAACTGAGTTTCTGTGGTGAGCTGCAGTCAAACTGTAAAAGTGAATCAATAGAACTATCTAATAGCGAAGAGGAAGAAGTAGTATGTGACACATTATTGGAGGAAACCGAAGTAACCATGACAG GTGAGTGCTCCTACCTGCCCTCTGCTAAAGTCTTTAAGTCATGCTCTGAATGTGGAAAGATGTTCCCTACCTCATCCTCGTACAACAGACACATGAGGATCCACAGTGGTGAAAGACCTTTCCAGTGCGCTCAGTGCAATAAGACGTTTACTCAGTTCTCATCGTTTAAAATCCATCAGAGGATACACACCGGAgaaaagccgtatcactgctcggaATGCGAGAAGACATTCAGCCGCTTGGACGCTCTTCACCTGCATCAGAGAACTCATACTGGAGAAAAGCCATACAAGTGCACTCACTGTCCCAAAACCTTCACTCGCCTCCACGTGCTTCAGAACCATCAGAGGACCCATACCGGAATAAAGCCGTATCAGTGCTCGCACTGCGCCAAAACGTTTACACGCTTATGTAGCTTTAAAATACACAAGCGGAGGCACACTGGAGAGAAACCGTACCTGTGTGGGACCTGCGGAAAGCAGTTTGTGGACGCCTCAAACCTGAAGAATCACCAGAGGACACATACGAAGGAGCGGCCGTATCAGTGCTCGCTGTGCAACAAGACTTTCATTCAGCTGGGTCACCTGACGAGCCACCGCAGGAAAACGCACAGTATCGAGATCGTCACGGTGCTCTGA
- the LOC132866826 gene encoding zinc finger protein 12-like isoform X4, whose product MDVLCPGAVADVSLQDPTVQLKQEEGHEEFQDFFPDSFLPTMRPTLMQHHEDGAGEIHRPQEDMNSLILDIKTEPDLLDIDAFVYNDEHEDFSTSKDGWDCESEQENEFTLEQCDDECSTLTIIKKELTEEELSFCGELQSNCKSESIELSNSEEEEVVCDTLLEETEVTMTGECSYLPSAKVFKSCSECGKMFPTSSSYNRHMRIHSGERPFQCAQCNKTFTQFSSFKIHQRIHTGEKPYHCSECEKTFSRLDALHLHQRTHTGEKPYKCTHCPKTFTRLHVLQNHQRTHTGIKPYQCSHCAKTFTRLCSFKIHKRRHTGEKPYLCGTCGKQFVDASNLKNHQRTHTKERPYQCSLCNKTFIQLGHLTSHRRKTHSIEIVTVL is encoded by the exons GAATTCCAGGATTTTTTTCCTGACTCGTTTCTGCCTACAATGCGGCCCACGCTGATGCAGCACCATGAAGACGGTGCTGGAGAGATCCACAGACCCCAGGAGGACATGAACAGTTTGATACTTGATATTAAAACGGAACCCGATCTGTTGGATATCGACGCATTTGTCTACAACGATGAGCATGAAGATTTCTCGACGTCTAAAGACGGATGGGATTGTGAATCTGAACAGGAGAACGAGTTCACCCTCGAGCAGTGCGACGACGAATGCAGCACTTTAACAATTATCAAAAAGGAGCTGACTGAAGAAGAACTGAGTTTCTGTGGTGAGCTGCAGTCAAACTGTAAAAGTGAATCAATAGAACTATCTAATAGCGAAGAGGAAGAAGTAGTATGTGACACATTATTGGAGGAAACCGAAGTAACCATGACAG GTGAGTGCTCCTACCTGCCCTCTGCTAAAGTCTTTAAGTCATGCTCTGAATGTGGAAAGATGTTCCCTACCTCATCCTCGTACAACAGACACATGAGGATCCACAGTGGTGAAAGACCTTTCCAGTGCGCTCAGTGCAATAAGACGTTTACTCAGTTCTCATCGTTTAAAATCCATCAGAGGATACACACCGGAgaaaagccgtatcactgctcggaATGCGAGAAGACATTCAGCCGCTTGGACGCTCTTCACCTGCATCAGAGAACTCATACTGGAGAAAAGCCATACAAGTGCACTCACTGTCCCAAAACCTTCACTCGCCTCCACGTGCTTCAGAACCATCAGAGGACCCATACCGGAATAAAGCCGTATCAGTGCTCGCACTGCGCCAAAACGTTTACACGCTTATGTAGCTTTAAAATACACAAGCGGAGGCACACTGGAGAGAAACCGTACCTGTGTGGGACCTGCGGAAAGCAGTTTGTGGACGCCTCAAACCTGAAGAATCACCAGAGGACACATACGAAGGAGCGGCCGTATCAGTGCTCGCTGTGCAACAAGACTTTCATTCAGCTGGGTCACCTGACGAGCCACCGCAGGAAAACGCACAGTATCGAGATCGTCACGGTGCTCTGA